The DNA sequence ACGCATCTTGATGCGTGCCTCCTTCAAGTCAGCCATTTACAATTGCTCCGCCGTTTACGTGGATGACTTGGCCAGTGACGTAGCTTGAATCCTCGCTGGCGAGATACACATAAGCTGGTGCAAGTTCCATCGGTTGGCCAGGTCGTTTCATCGGTACATTTTTTCCAAATTCACGGACTTTATCTTCATCGAATGTTGAAGGAATGAGCGGTGTCCAAATCGGTCCTGGAGCAACACCGTTAACTCGAATTCCTTTCTCGACAAGCTCCTGGGAAAGTGAACGTGTGAAGGATGTGATTGCGCCTTTTGTGGAAGAATAATCAATCAGTTCTTCACTGCCTCTATAAGCTGTAATTGAAGTAGTATTGACAATTGTACTTCCTGACTTCAAGTGTGGAAGAGCGCTTCTCGTCAAGTACATCATTCCGAATATATTCGTTCGGAATGTCTGTTCAATCTGATCAGGCTTCACATCAAGGAATTTATCCTGCGGGTGCTGTTCACCAGCATTATTGATCAGAATATCAAGCTTGCCGAGTTCTGAAACAGTTTTCTCCACGGCAGAATCACAGAAGGAAGGATCACCAATATCTCCTTGGATAAGAAGGCATTTGGAACCAGCATCTTCGACGAGCTGTTTTGTCTTTTTGGCGTCTTCCATCTCTTCTTCAAGGTGGATAATTGCAACATCGGCACCTTCTTTGGCAAAATAGATGCTTACAGCGCGACCAATTCCGCTGTCACCGCCAGAGATAAGTGCTACTTTATTTTTAAGTTTGTCACTGCCCTTATAGCCTTCACGGATGTATTCTGGCTTAATTTCCATATTGGCTTCAATGCCAGGCTGACTGTTTAGTTGTTCAGTATGGTTTTCCAGTTGTTTGCTTTTGTTCTCGGATGTCATTCTATAGCCCTCCATCATTATTGGAATCACTAAAGAATGTACCCGTAAAACATGGAGTTAATCCTTCAAAAAGAAAAGAGCCAAAGTACCAGGGCCCGAATGAGCTCCGATTACGGCGCCGACCATTTCAATGACAATGTCTTTTACATTGTGTTTGTCCCGGATCATTTCCGCGAGCTGCTCGGCTCTTTCGCGGCAGTCCCCATGACTGATTGCGATTGTTTGTCCTTCAAGATTATGAGAGCGTTCTTCCATTACTTCGACCATGCGGCCGAGGACACGTTTCGTTCCGCGGATTTTTTCCCGAGGGACGAGCTTGCCATCCTCCATATCGAGAAGGGGTTTGATTTTGAGCATAGTACCGATGAATGCGGCTGTCTTAGATACACGTCCGCCACGGTACAGAAATTCCAAGTCATCCACGGTGAAAATATGCTCCATCCGAGCAGACTGATCAATCCCGTGCTTAATGATTTCACTGGCATCCATACCTTCAGCAGCCATCTGTCCGGCTTTTAACACGATAAGACCGTAGCCCAGAGAGGCGCATTTCGTATCAATGATGTGAAGATCTGCCTCAGGATATTTTTCTTTCGTTTGTTGTTCAGCCAACTTTGCAGTGGAAAAAGTACCCGAAAGGCCAGATGAGAAGGCGAAGTAGATTAGGGTTTCATCCTCCTTGGCAGCTTCCTGGAAGATGGTAAGGAAAGTCTGCAATGAGACCTGTGCCGTCTTAATGATTTCTCCTTTGCGCATGGCACTATATACTGTCTCTGGTGAGATATCCACCTGATCTTTGTATTCAGCATTATCATACTGAACGGTTAGTGGCAGTACTTCAACAGGTAAACCGGCAAGACGCTCAGGAGGCAGGTCGCATGCAGAATCTGCAAGAATTCGAATTGTCATAGGAGACACCGTCCATTTCAATTAAGTTTTAACAATAAGTTTATGAGGAATCGCAGGCTTAGTCAAAGTTTAATAAGCCAGTGACTTTAGCATCAAGGAGGAAACATCATGTTTTTTATTGAAGCACGGAGAATTGCTGTTGTCATTCTCGGTTCGCTGTTTGGAGCAGTAGCTCTTAATTTCTTCATGATTCATGCGAATATTTATGCGAGTGGCGTAACAGGTGCGGCCCAGTTGCTTGCAAGTATTTTTAAAGATTATGTTGGAATTCATATTACGACAGGTATTCTTGTTCTGCTGCTCAATATTCCAATTGCCATTCTTGGCTGGTTTAAAGTAGGAAAGGGTTTTACTATTTACAGTTCTATTTCAGTCCTGTTTCTAACATTGTTCCTGGAGATCATTCCAACAATGGAACTTTCTCACGATATTATTCTGAATGCAGTGTTTGGTGGAGTGGTAAGTGGAATTGGCATTGGCATAACACTTAAAGTCGGTGCTTCCACAGGCGGAATGGATATTATCGCCATGCTTCTTTCAAGGATGAAGGACAGGCCGATTGGGACTTATTTTCTTCTATTGAACGGTTTGATCATTCTGCTTGCAGGGGTCTTGTACAAGCCGGAGAATGCGCTATATACACTCGTTACGCTATACGTCTCAACACGAGTCATTGACGCGATTCATACGCGCCACGAAAAGGTTACGGCAATGATTATTACCCACCGTGCTGAAGAACTAAAGTCCGCTATTCATGAAAAGCTGATACGGGGAATTACAATCTTGCCGGCAAAAGGTGCCTATACAAACGAAGACAAAAACATGCTATATCTCGTTATAACACGTTATGAACTATATGATTTGGAACGAATTATTAGTGAAGTCGATCCAAATGCCTTCACAAACGTAGTACAGACAACCGGCATATTCGGCTTCTTCAGAAAAGATGATAAAGCAATATAAATGGGGGAGAGAAGGATGAAAAAATGGTTGCTATGTATAGCTTTGACTGGTGCAATTCTGAACGGTTGCAGTGACAAAGAAAATGCGACTGAGCCAGATGATGCAGCTGAGCAGGATACGGTTGTTAAGCCTCAGACAGAGGAGCTAGTGCCAACCGGGTTTAAGGACATCCAATTTAATAAAGATCAAGAAAACATTTATGTGAAAGGTGAGGCAAAGGCGGAGAATGGCATTTTCTATTACAAAGTGGAAACACAAGAAGGCAAGGAACTGCTGCCTGAGAAGGAAATAAAGCTGGCTCACTCGCATGCTTACTTGCCCTACAAATTAAAACTTGATCGCAATAAGCTTAATGCAGACAAGGTCGTCATTTTACGAATGTACAGTAAAAATGACAAAGGAAAACCAACAGATCAAAATTATTTTCCAATTGAACAAGATAAAATTGAATTAAAAAAGCAGTGAGTATAAAGAAATAAGGGACAGCCGGATTAAACCGAGGCTGTCCCTTATTTTTTAATACCCGTGAGCTTCGAATACTTTCTCAACTTCGGGTGTCAATTGATCCCATTCGATATCAAAGTCTTTATTAACAGTAATAAAGTTCTGATAGCCGAAAACGTTGTCTACACCTTCAATTTTCAAAAGATCATTCAAAATTTCATGTTCGCTCGTTTCGCCAGCTTTCACAGATATACTGCCATCGCCCTGGAAAATGAGCTTGTCCGTAGTAAATTTAATTGCGTTTGGATTTGGAGTTACTTCAGCTCTTACGCCCATTGTATTTGGATACCTCCCATTACATGCTGAATCAATCATATCAGAAACCGAAAGAATACTAAAGCTCTATGTACCCCTCTTCCTTGCAAATGGAAGAGGGGGGTGATGCAATCCCGTTTCATCCCCTGAATGAATTGGCAATTGCCTTGTTTCTACCTATCCCTGGATGGCTGCCGGACTTATGAAAACTGGTCTGACTGATCGTTCAGCAAACCACGGCTTTGCAATGTCTGCTCAAGCTCCTGAAGATGACCTTTTTCTTCTTCAGTTGCATTTGAATAAGCTGCTTCAATTGCCTTTTGTGTAGCGTGCTTTTCAGCATCATTTGCATTGCCGTTTTTTGAATTCAGATTTGTAATCATTTCACGTGCTTGATCAAACATGTTGTCCATGATGAAGCCTCCTTTTTATTGGAAAACCTTCTTTTATTGCTTCATGCTGGATGAGGCAAAAAAAGAAGTGAACGCTTTTTCGGGTTTCTCCCTTGCGCTCACTTCTATTATGGGGTTGTACTTGATCAAGTATGAAAGGAAATTGCCGGCAATCATGTTGTTCTTACTTTTAAGCTGAGATAATCGGATAAAAAGATGCCGATGCCATCCTGTTCATTTGTCAGGGTAACCTGCCCGGCAATTGACTTAAGCTCATCAATCGCATTGCCCATTGCTACGCCTACACCAGCATATTCAATCATCTCAAGATCATTGTCCTCGTCGCCAAAGGCAATAATCTGCTCACGAGGTATGTTGAAATAATCGGCAACTTGTTTAAGGCCGACTGCTTTATTAATACCTTTGCGAACAATTTCAATAATATTCCATGGCGCTCCCCAATTGCGATGTTCAACAAGTTCTGCATGTTCATTATTCAACTCTGAACGCAAATCATCAACAGTTGCCATATTTGGGTGGATTAATATTGAAGTTGGATCTTCTTGCAGCTGTTGCTTGAGATTACCAATGTAGAACGGTTCATTCTCCCTCATGCTTTCAGGGAGGGAAGAACGGAAAATATCGAGGATTGCTTCGTCATACTGGTCGAGGTAGACGTTGTCCTGGATTTCTGCAAGGATGTTGCGTACATTCACTTCATGACAAGAATCAACAATCTTCAATGCAGTGTCTACAGGTAATGGTGTATGGGAAATTTTCCAATGTTTATCAAAGGGGTTGTGAACGAGAGCGCCATTGAAATTGATCATTGGCGTTTCAAGCCCTAATGCTTCATAATATTGAATACTCGCCCGATGCGGTCTGCCGGTGGCAATGACGACGACATGACCTGCTTCCTTGGCTTCAAAGATCGTTTGTTTCGTCTGACTACTGATTGTTTTTTCATCTGTAAGCAACGTACCGTCAAGATCAAGTGCGATTAAATGTCTGGACTTCACTATTTACTCACCTCACAAATGGATTGTACCATTCTGATAAGGTTTCGTATAATGATTTGGTATGAATGGTGAAGCAATTATCCTGCAATTTACAAAACATTAACAGCAGAAAGGATTTTTACGATGCTCGTCATTCAAGATATTGAAATTAAAGAAGTCCCGTGCCTCGTGATTGAAAATTCCGTTGATGTCGGTAAGCCGCTTCCGCTGTTTGTTTATCATCATGGTTTCCAAAGTGCGCGTGAGCACAGCCTGCCTATCGGATATATGCTTGCAAATAAAGGATTTCGTGTCATATTGCCGGATGCATTGCACCATGGTGTTCGTGAAAATGGAATCAATGCTTTTGAACGAAGTCTCGCTTTTTGGGATATCGTAATGAAAAACGTTGAGGATACGAAATTAATTTACGACTATTATCAAAAGCAAAATTTGATTGAGAACAAACAATTTTTTGTGGCAGGTACAAGCATGGGAGGCATTACAACAGCAGCAGCTCTTGTGGCACATGACTTCATTACTGGAGCCGGCCTCTTGATGGGGACTGCGATGCTTGGGTCATATGCTGAACTGCTTGGTGAGCGTGTACGAAAAGAGGGGGCGAGGATTGCAGATTCCGAACTCGAGGCGGCACACCAAATGATTTTGCCATTTGATTTGTCTGGTCAACTTGAGAAGCTTAACAGACGTCCACTGTTCATCTGGCATGGAGAAAAAGATTCGGTCATCCCATTTTCATTTGCGAAAGAGTTTTATGAAAAGGCGAAGGAATACTATCCAGATAATGGTGAAATTACTTTTATGAAGGCACCAGGTGTCGGACATAAAGTGAATAGGGCTGCTATGCTTGCGGCCGCAGACTGGTTCGGCTCTTTCATATCGAAAGACAAAAGGTGAAAAATTTTTCAAAATATGCAATACTATGTTTAAATCATTGAAGGTTGAAAAGGAGGATGTACATGAGTAAGGAACTTGAAGAAAATATTATGGGTGCTCTCGAAAACGTAATTGACCCGGAACTCGGTATTGATATTGTCAATCTTGGTCTTGTATACGGTGTTTCTATTAATGAAGAGGGCTTCTGCACAGTGACAATGACACTGACATCAATGGGCTGCCCGCTTGCTGGCCATATTGAAGCTGACATCCGACGCGCGCTCGCGGATATTCCCGAAATCAAAGAATTGAAAGTGGAGATTGTCTGGAATCCGCCATGGGGTAAGGACAAGATGTCCCGCTATGCAAAAATCGCACTGGGCATTCCTGATTGATCTGACTTAAAAGCTGGTTCCATATGTGAACCGGCTTTTTTAATTAGAGAGGTTTCTAAAATGGAAAGAAAGGGTATGAAAATGGTTAGAGGTAAAATTCCTGTTTTCCAAATTGTCGGTTACAAGAACTCCGGCAAGACAACATTAATGGAATGGCTTGTTGAGCAGCTTGCATTATCCGGCATACGAGCTGGGACAATTAAGCACCATGGGCATGGAGGCAAACCTGCTCGATCGGAGAACACCGATTCCTCTCGATTCCTCAAAGCTGGAGCGGATTGTTCTGCGGTAGTCGGAGATGGAGAATGGCAACTCATTCTTTCTGAGTCGATGCCCCTAACCCTTGAGCAAATGATTGAAATGCAGAAAATGCTCGGTGCCGATCTCATCTTGATTGAAGGATTTAAAAATGAACATTATCCTAAGATTGTAATGTTGCGCGGAGAAGGAGATATGCAACTGCTTCAGTTAGATAATGTGATTGGTGCTGGCGGATGGCAACGGCCGAGTCTGAGCAATGAAGAGTTACTTGCATTCTCTTTGGAAAACTTTGAGGAATATAGTAAGGACGTAATGGAATTATTGATGAGCAGGTGAACAAGTTGGACAAATTATTTTGGATTTCTGATATGCCCATAGATTCGGGTGAAGTTATTAATAAGGTCGTACGTCCTGAAGCTGGAGCGGTTAGTACTTTCATTGGGATCGCCCGTGAATTCACAAAAGGGAAACGGACACTTTTTCTCGAGTATGAGGCTTATGTGCCAATGGCTGAGAAGAAGCTTGCTGAGATTGGCAAGGAGATAAATGAGCGCTGGCCGGATGCTAAAACTGCAATTGCTCATAGAGTAGGCAGACTGGACATTTCTGATATTGCAGTTGTTATTGCAGTATCAACACCTCACAGGGCGGATGCTTTTGAGGCGAGTCGTTATGCGATAGAGCGGATTAAGGAAATGGTACCGATTTGGAAACGAGAGAATTGGGAAGATGGAACAGAATGGCTCGGTGACCAGCTGGAAAAAGTCGCTGGAGAACCAGGGAAGGAGTCGGCTGGAAGTGATTGAAGTCTTGTTTTTTGCTGGTTTAAAAGAGGAAGCCGGAATGGCCAGTATGCAAGTCGATGCTATCGGAATGACTGTTGAGGAAATGTGTGAGAAGTATTTAGTTAAGCTGAACTTGCCAAGTCTTGACAAGGCTATGACAGCAATTAATGAAGAATACGCACCAGGCTCTGCAGTACTTAATTCTGGTGATGTCGTTGCCTTTATCCCGCCTGTAAGCGGTGGTTAAGAAATAGAAAAAAACACCCGTAGATGTTCTCGCATATTAAGCGGGAATATTCATCGGGTGTTTTTTGATTAGAGGAAAATAATAACGAGAATTCCGGCAATAAAGCAGTAATATGAGAAGTATTTTAAATTTCCTTTTGCCATCACATTCATAAACCATCTCAATGCAAAATAAGAAGCAATGAGAGAAGCAGCAAAAGCTATAGCATACGGAATTGCCAGTATGCTGAAGTTCGGATCATTTACAATGTCTTTAGCTGAAAGAATCGTAACACCGAGACTTACTGGAATGTACAGCAGGAAGGAAAAACGAAGTGCAGTTTCCTGTTTCATTCCAAGCAGCATGGCAGCAACAATTGTTGCTCCTGAACGGCTGATTCCTGGAATTAAGGCGATCGTTTGGGCCAGTCCGATTATAATTGCATCTTTTGCTTTCAGGTCACCGTCATTTTTGCGGCCGCGCAGATTACGAATCGTCCATAACGCAACTCCCGTAATGAGCAGAGTCACTCCTACGATTGTAACCCCTGCAAGTCGAGCGCTTATGTAGTCTTCAAGAAGTATTCCGAAGACACCGGTTGGAATGGTCGCCAAAGCTAAAAATAGCACGAACCGAAAATTGGACTTGTCCGCCTTGTTGCGTGTAAAAATGTATCGAAGAAAACCTGCAGCAAGGCGCAGAATATCCTGTCGATAAATAATCAACACTGCAATTAGCGATGCGAAGTTCACAAGAATTTCGAAGCTTAGGCCTTCGATATTGACACCGAATATTTTTTTGAAAATCACGATATGGCCACTTGATGAAATTGGGATTGGTTCTGTAAAACCTTGAATGGCACCAAGTACCAGGAATTTGATCAGGATCCAAAGATCAGAAATTGATTCCATATTAGACACTTCCTTTTCTGCTTCGTTTGCCAATGTCACCTTTTCTGGGCACTTTCATAGGATGCTCTTGTAAAAGGGGAACTGAGGCGTGAAATACAATCATCAATAAATGTACGATTTATACAGCCGGCATATGCATGTTTATGTATTAGCGGAGATGAAAGGTGGCTCCATGTTTAATGGGGTCGTAACTGGTTTTGACGATGAAATGTGTACCTTGCTCTGCCTTATGGACCAGCTGAAGACGAGATGCGTAATGATACCGCAGATAACAGACCGTTCGGCTGGGGCCCCCAATACCCTATTACAATCCTTTCGGCTAAGGATATTCGCCAGGTTGGTATGGCTGTGGACAGCAGGCTGATACTTCCTCTTGCTGGGCTGTTGCACTGAGTTTATTGCCATGGTACTAACTAAAACAATCCTTGCCTTTTATGAGAAAAAAGGCAAGGATTGTTTTAGTTTCTTAACATATAATTTACAAAGTTTCTGACTTGCTGCTGTCACCGAGAATACCTTCACCGACAATGAAGACAGTGAGTGAAATGACAGCTACCATTGCAAACATCAGTACAAAACTGAACTCCTGTCCGCCCATAGCGGTCAGCATGTAAGAGATGGCACTGCCAATGGCTATTCCCCAGATCAGTGTCATAATATATCTCATCTAAAACACCTCATTTGAAATGTCTGACTAAATATGAGTTTACCACGATTGAAGTTAAATCGAAAGCGGTTATTGAAAGGGTGGGCTTGATGAATATTTATATTGACAATTGCTACAGCTGGGTTGGCTATCATATAGCGAATGACTTTCTAGAGCATGGATGGACAGTATGTAGCCAAAACATGCCGAGAAATGAGGGGGAAGATCATCTGGCAATGTTCCTTGGACGTAACAGCCGCTTCCACTCTGATGATTTTATTGAAAATCCCGATGCCCGGATTTTAATTGAGACCGAATGTTCAGAAGAACCATCACTTACCGTGCTGGCAAACGAAAGAAAATGGCACATCAGTTGCCCTTTTCTAATCGGGGAATGGATGCCGTTAGATGGAGATCATCTGTACAATGGCTGCGAATCAGAATTAGTGTATACATGTGAACTTTCAGATTTTCTTAGACAATCATTGAACGGGAATCTTCCTAACGGGCATGTACAGTTTATTTCAAGGCACTCAAAAAGAGTTCCACTCGATTGTTCCGGTGTAGCGGTATCATTATCAGAACTGGCTCCTGAAGAAAAACTGATGAAAGTGAAAGACCATTTTAACCGATTTCGCCACC is a window from the Aciduricibacillus chroicocephali genome containing:
- a CDS encoding SDR family oxidoreductase, producing MTSENKSKQLENHTEQLNSQPGIEANMEIKPEYIREGYKGSDKLKNKVALISGGDSGIGRAVSIYFAKEGADVAIIHLEEEMEDAKKTKQLVEDAGSKCLLIQGDIGDPSFCDSAVEKTVSELGKLDILINNAGEQHPQDKFLDVKPDQIEQTFRTNIFGMMYLTRSALPHLKSGSTIVNTTSITAYRGSEELIDYSSTKGAITSFTRSLSQELVEKGIRVNGVAPGPIWTPLIPSTFDEDKVREFGKNVPMKRPGQPMELAPAYVYLASEDSSYVTGQVIHVNGGAIVNG
- a CDS encoding DegV family protein — translated: MTIRILADSACDLPPERLAGLPVEVLPLTVQYDNAEYKDQVDISPETVYSAMRKGEIIKTAQVSLQTFLTIFQEAAKEDETLIYFAFSSGLSGTFSTAKLAEQQTKEKYPEADLHIIDTKCASLGYGLIVLKAGQMAAEGMDASEIIKHGIDQSARMEHIFTVDDLEFLYRGGRVSKTAAFIGTMLKIKPLLDMEDGKLVPREKIRGTKRVLGRMVEVMEERSHNLEGQTIAISHGDCRERAEQLAEMIRDKHNVKDIVIEMVGAVIGAHSGPGTLALFFLKD
- a CDS encoding YitT family protein gives rise to the protein MFFIEARRIAVVILGSLFGAVALNFFMIHANIYASGVTGAAQLLASIFKDYVGIHITTGILVLLLNIPIAILGWFKVGKGFTIYSSISVLFLTLFLEIIPTMELSHDIILNAVFGGVVSGIGIGITLKVGASTGGMDIIAMLLSRMKDRPIGTYFLLLNGLIILLAGVLYKPENALYTLVTLYVSTRVIDAIHTRHEKVTAMIITHRAEELKSAIHEKLIRGITILPAKGAYTNEDKNMLYLVITRYELYDLERIISEVDPNAFTNVVQTTGIFGFFRKDDKAI
- a CDS encoding NifU N-terminal domain-containing protein, whose protein sequence is MGVRAEVTPNPNAIKFTTDKLIFQGDGSISVKAGETSEHEILNDLLKIEGVDNVFGYQNFITVNKDFDIEWDQLTPEVEKVFEAHGY
- a CDS encoding DUF3813 family protein; translated protein: MDNMFDQAREMITNLNSKNGNANDAEKHATQKAIEAAYSNATEEEKGHLQELEQTLQSRGLLNDQSDQFS
- a CDS encoding Cof-type HAD-IIB family hydrolase, coding for MVKSRHLIALDLDGTLLTDEKTISSQTKQTIFEAKEAGHVVVIATGRPHRASIQYYEALGLETPMINFNGALVHNPFDKHWKISHTPLPVDTALKIVDSCHEVNVRNILAEIQDNVYLDQYDEAILDIFRSSLPESMRENEPFYIGNLKQQLQEDPTSILIHPNMATVDDLRSELNNEHAELVEHRNWGAPWNIIEIVRKGINKAVGLKQVADYFNIPREQIIAFGDEDNDLEMIEYAGVGVAMGNAIDELKSIAGQVTLTNEQDGIGIFLSDYLSLKVRTT
- a CDS encoding serine aminopeptidase domain-containing protein, which gives rise to MLVIQDIEIKEVPCLVIENSVDVGKPLPLFVYHHGFQSAREHSLPIGYMLANKGFRVILPDALHHGVRENGINAFERSLAFWDIVMKNVEDTKLIYDYYQKQNLIENKQFFVAGTSMGGITTAAALVAHDFITGAGLLMGTAMLGSYAELLGERVRKEGARIADSELEAAHQMILPFDLSGQLEKLNRRPLFIWHGEKDSVIPFSFAKEFYEKAKEYYPDNGEITFMKAPGVGHKVNRAAMLAAADWFGSFISKDKR
- a CDS encoding metal-sulfur cluster assembly factor translates to MSKELEENIMGALENVIDPELGIDIVNLGLVYGVSINEEGFCTVTMTLTSMGCPLAGHIEADIRRALADIPEIKELKVEIVWNPPWGKDKMSRYAKIALGIPD
- the mobB gene encoding molybdopterin-guanine dinucleotide biosynthesis protein B, producing the protein MERKGMKMVRGKIPVFQIVGYKNSGKTTLMEWLVEQLALSGIRAGTIKHHGHGGKPARSENTDSSRFLKAGADCSAVVGDGEWQLILSESMPLTLEQMIEMQKMLGADLILIEGFKNEHYPKIVMLRGEGDMQLLQLDNVIGAGGWQRPSLSNEELLAFSLENFEEYSKDVMELLMSR
- a CDS encoding molybdenum cofactor biosynthesis protein MoaE, yielding MPIDSGEVINKVVRPEAGAVSTFIGIAREFTKGKRTLFLEYEAYVPMAEKKLAEIGKEINERWPDAKTAIAHRVGRLDISDIAVVIAVSTPHRADAFEASRYAIERIKEMVPIWKRENWEDGTEWLGDQLEKVAGEPGKESAGSD
- the moaD gene encoding molybdopterin converting factor subunit 1, translated to MIEVLFFAGLKEEAGMASMQVDAIGMTVEEMCEKYLVKLNLPSLDKAMTAINEEYAPGSAVLNSGDVVAFIPPVSGG
- a CDS encoding undecaprenyl-diphosphate phosphatase; this encodes MSDLWILIKFLVLGAIQGFTEPIPISSSGHIVIFKKIFGVNIEGLSFEILVNFASLIAVLIIYRQDILRLAAGFLRYIFTRNKADKSNFRFVLFLALATIPTGVFGILLEDYISARLAGVTIVGVTLLITGVALWTIRNLRGRKNDGDLKAKDAIIIGLAQTIALIPGISRSGATIVAAMLLGMKQETALRFSFLLYIPVSLGVTILSAKDIVNDPNFSILAIPYAIAFAASLIASYFALRWFMNVMAKGNLKYFSYYCFIAGILVIIFL
- a CDS encoding DUF2929 family protein is translated as MRYIMTLIWGIAIGSAISYMLTAMGGQEFSFVLMFAMVAVISLTVFIVGEGILGDSSKSETL